The Vibrio navarrensis genome has a segment encoding these proteins:
- a CDS encoding glycosyltransferase family 4 protein, giving the protein MKILFISQLYDPEYSIKGHALMKHWVDQGHEVEVITTFPNYPVGKVYDGYKVQLVDSSYKDQVKITRVWSHISHSKSKLSRAWSYISFTLMALLFALKSKNVSVVYTYHPQSTTGLIGMLMTLLKRVPYITDVQDLWPDSLAATGLGSNKLVTSLIGGWCRLVYKCSSQVVVLSEGFKTTLIERGVSGDKINVVYNWCPEEKLISLALEQSTYTVSSNSTVKLAYAGNLGTAQDLKSVIQAMGMLDDIDVHLSLIGGGVEREVLEQEVKDLKLKNVEILGYVPPKNLFSELVNYDALLVHLRDEPLFKITIPSKTQSYTALAKPIIMAVSGETQDIIRGGQCGYYPIPSNPESIADAIRELSSDRDNWALLGNNSRKTYLDKFSLESGYRALDSVLKKAVSYGN; this is encoded by the coding sequence ATGAAAATTCTATTCATTAGTCAATTGTACGATCCAGAGTACTCAATTAAAGGTCACGCTTTAATGAAGCACTGGGTTGACCAAGGCCATGAAGTCGAAGTCATAACCACTTTTCCTAATTATCCAGTAGGAAAAGTTTATGACGGATATAAAGTACAGCTAGTTGATTCGAGCTACAAAGACCAAGTCAAAATTACACGGGTTTGGTCTCATATCTCCCACTCCAAATCAAAGTTATCTAGGGCATGGAGCTACATTAGTTTTACGTTGATGGCATTACTATTTGCGCTAAAGTCTAAAAACGTTTCGGTGGTTTATACCTATCATCCTCAATCTACGACGGGGTTGATTGGTATGTTGATGACGTTACTAAAACGCGTCCCATACATTACTGATGTACAAGATCTTTGGCCTGACTCACTGGCGGCAACCGGACTTGGTAGCAATAAGCTCGTGACTTCCTTGATTGGTGGTTGGTGCCGTTTAGTTTATAAATGCTCTAGTCAAGTCGTTGTTTTATCCGAAGGGTTTAAGACAACGCTCATTGAGCGTGGAGTTAGCGGAGATAAGATCAATGTGGTGTATAATTGGTGTCCTGAAGAAAAGTTGATCTCTTTAGCATTAGAGCAGTCGACTTACACGGTTTCTTCAAACTCAACGGTTAAACTTGCATATGCTGGTAACTTGGGTACAGCGCAGGACTTGAAGTCTGTGATTCAAGCCATGGGCATGCTTGATGATATTGATGTTCACTTGTCTCTAATTGGAGGAGGGGTTGAAAGGGAAGTTCTTGAACAAGAAGTGAAGGATCTAAAGCTTAAGAATGTAGAGATTTTAGGGTATGTTCCTCCCAAGAATTTATTCTCGGAGCTGGTTAACTATGATGCATTGCTTGTTCATTTGAGAGACGAACCTTTATTCAAAATTACAATACCTTCGAAAACTCAGTCTTACACTGCATTAGCGAAACCTATTATTATGGCTGTATCTGGAGAGACTCAAGATATCATTAGAGGTGGCCAATGTGGTTATTACCCAATACCGAGTAACCCAGAGTCTATTGCTGATGCGATAAGAGAGTTGTCAAGTGATCGAGACAATTGGGCGTTGCTAGGGAATAACTCAAGAAAGACTTATTTAGATAAGTTTTCTTTAGAGAGTGGCTATCGCGCACTGGATTCAGTTTTGAAGAAGGCAGTATCATATGGAAATTAG
- a CDS encoding GNAT family N-acetyltransferase gives MEIRNANYTDVERIIEIHISAFEGFFLTFLGPNFLHLLYAGFIDKGLLRVAVVDSNIVGFSAGTDKPEVFFSNLRREKWLSFFFAAAPGLIKKPSLVIKKLYSAIFYKGDSVERLNNSFLLSSLAVDPCVEGKGIGKHLLKDLDELLSEKKECQIIYLITDKNENSSVLSFYSKCGFSIESEFKQSGQREMLRLVKSIKDV, from the coding sequence ATGGAAATTAGAAATGCGAATTATACTGATGTCGAACGTATTATAGAGATTCATATTAGTGCGTTTGAGGGCTTCTTTTTGACATTTTTGGGGCCTAATTTTTTACACCTTCTCTATGCAGGATTTATTGATAAAGGCTTACTGCGCGTAGCAGTTGTTGATTCTAATATTGTTGGTTTTTCTGCAGGTACAGATAAACCAGAAGTCTTTTTTTCCAATTTAAGAAGAGAAAAGTGGCTGTCATTTTTTTTTGCAGCCGCACCAGGTTTAATAAAGAAGCCATCTTTGGTTATAAAGAAATTATATAGTGCTATCTTCTATAAAGGTGACTCCGTTGAACGACTGAATAATAGCTTTTTGTTAAGTAGCTTAGCTGTTGATCCTTGTGTGGAAGGTAAAGGTATCGGTAAGCATCTGCTCAAAGATTTGGACGAGTTATTATCTGAAAAAAAAGAGTGTCAGATTATTTATCTTATAACGGATAAGAATGAAAATAGCTCTGTATTGAGCTTTTATAGTAAATGTGGATTCTCTATCGAGTCAGAGTTTAAGCAATCTGGACAAAGAGAAATGTTAAGGTTAGTAAAATCAATAAAGGACGTTTGA
- a CDS encoding DegT/DnrJ/EryC1/StrS family aminotransferase yields MSTDFLPFALPEIGEEEIAEVVDSLRSGWVTTGPKAKRFEEQFSAFLGDEKLESIAVNSATSGLHLALEAIGVGPGDEVIVPTYTFTATAEIVRYLGATPIMVDVEESTFNMTPTAFEAAISEKTKAVIPVHFAGLACDMDEIISIARKHDIRIIEDAAHALPTVYNGKLIGTLDTDVTVFSFYANKTMTTGEGGMVVTRNQDIAKRCKIMRLHGISRDAFDRYTSTKPAWSYEIVAPGYKYNMPDISAAIGLHQLVKLPDFQIKRQRMAEYYNQQLKELPIVLPALPNEVSSHAWHLYPIKLKDDAGISRDDFIFKMSELGIGCSVHFIPLHLHPYWRDTYELIPEMYPIAQSIFEAEVSLPLYTKMNDDDLLRVVNAVKQVLADG; encoded by the coding sequence ATGAGTACAGATTTTTTACCATTTGCTCTACCTGAAATTGGCGAAGAAGAAATTGCAGAAGTTGTTGATTCATTACGTTCTGGTTGGGTAACTACAGGACCTAAGGCAAAACGTTTTGAAGAACAGTTCTCCGCTTTTTTAGGTGATGAAAAGTTAGAGTCAATTGCCGTGAACTCAGCCACGTCAGGTCTTCATTTGGCGTTAGAAGCTATCGGCGTAGGACCTGGAGATGAAGTTATTGTTCCTACATATACATTTACTGCAACAGCTGAAATTGTTCGATATCTAGGTGCTACACCTATTATGGTTGATGTTGAGGAATCAACATTTAATATGACACCAACTGCTTTTGAAGCGGCGATTTCAGAGAAAACAAAAGCAGTCATTCCTGTTCATTTTGCTGGTCTTGCATGTGATATGGATGAAATTATTTCTATCGCAAGAAAGCACGATATCCGCATTATTGAAGATGCAGCACATGCATTACCAACAGTTTACAATGGTAAACTAATTGGAACTTTGGACACTGATGTCACCGTGTTTAGCTTTTACGCGAATAAGACGATGACAACTGGTGAGGGGGGCATGGTTGTTACGCGTAATCAAGACATTGCAAAACGTTGCAAAATTATGCGACTACATGGAATAAGCCGTGATGCCTTTGATCGCTATACATCAACGAAGCCAGCCTGGTCCTATGAAATTGTTGCACCGGGTTACAAATATAATATGCCAGATATCTCGGCAGCTATTGGCTTGCATCAGTTAGTTAAGTTACCAGACTTCCAAATTAAACGTCAACGTATGGCTGAGTATTATAATCAGCAACTCAAAGAACTGCCTATTGTTCTTCCTGCATTACCTAATGAGGTGAGTTCACATGCATGGCATTTATATCCGATTAAGCTAAAGGATGATGCTGGGATATCTCGAGATGATTTTATTTTTAAAATGTCTGAATTAGGCATTGGCTGTTCTGTACATTTTATTCCTTTGCATTTGCACCCATATTGGCGTGATACATACGAACTGATACCAGAAATGTATCCTATTGCTCAATCT